The Mobula hypostoma chromosome 1, sMobHyp1.1, whole genome shotgun sequence genome includes the window ATACCACCTTAGACACTTGGCAAACGTCTCCATTTGTAATCAGTGAAGCTAAAATGAAAGTAAATTTGATGCAAAAGTACTGTTAAATTTgtatgcaaacatttattgcatTGCAGTTTGACACTTGCattcattttaaatttatttaaattCCTTATTCAGTCCTGTTTGTTGTCAACCTTTTAGGTACTCCCTTGCTTTAGAGGTATACTTGCTTCCACTCCATTTCTGTGATGAAGCCAATATGGGACCCActaattttttgccacaggtggAACAAGGAATGCTTAATGGAGGGGTTGGTGGGTTGATCAGGCAATTTTGCTTTCCTCATTATTCTGAACTTGTTTGTTCCCAGTGAATGGGCTTAAAAGTTCTGAATGCCAGTTGGAATGCTCCtttttcattttggttggtcatgTTCCATAGAATCCCAAAACTTGGTCCAGATATGTTCTCCAGATTTTGATACTGTCCTCTTTTTGTTTCTTATAGTATCCAGATAGAGCTCTAATAAGTCTGTGTTTCAGAAGTCTTGTGTTCAACATAAAAATAATGTTGGCTGTACATTCTGTGCACTTAGGGCCTCAGTGTTTTGGATTGATGACTGAGAGGAGGATGTTTACATTGATTACTTAATCCTCCAAATACATTGCTAGAGGTTGTGGAGATGATAATGGTAACTCTCTTGGATCTCTAGGTCCTTGCTGTAAGTAGTCCATGACTCTGGTTTACAGGATAGCAAGGATTACTACTACCATAAGCTTTGAGGTCTTGGTCTTTCAGTGCTTTCCTCAGTCAGCAAAAATCTGTGCTGGCAGTTTGAAGGTGATGCTGACTGCCTTCATTGGGATGTAGTTCCTGAGTTAGGGGTGGTGGTCTGCATTTTCCAGGTTCTCGGCATAGGCCTTTATTGCTGAGCAGTGTCATGCAGCAGGGCTAAATTACTCCTTATTTTGTAGATGTTATTTGTAAGGCCTGCACTCTATACATGAGTGGATTTGAAGCTCTGCCTCAGTGTTCTGCAACTCTGACTGAAGTTCAACAACATTGGTTCTGGAGAGGAGGAGAAGTCGGTTGAACATTTGTCCTGTAGATTAGTTCAGATCCATTGGGAAAGTTTCTGGAGAAAGCTCGAGGAAGGCATTGGTTGATGATGTTTTGATACTGTCTATACTGAGATTTGTTTTGTTGTGTGGTCCATTTGTTAAGATCCTGACTTCCGTGCCTTTAGGTTGCAGGCATGACTTGTAAAAAAAATTTTTGCAGACAGCTAAATTTGAGAACGATGTTCCACAATTCCTCTTAATTGGTCAAGGCTTGAGGTCAAAAAAAGCCACGTATAGTTACTGCAATATAAGTGGTGGATATTCAGATTAAATGATGCACATGCTTGTTTAACTGTTAAATATTTACACCATAAATATTTTCTAAAAATGATGGTATACACTATATTTCAAAGTGCTGCATGATATGCAAATACGAAAGTACTCAGTGGCAACTAAAAATGATTTGTCTGTGATAATTGATGTAAATGCTGGGAAATAATTACTTAGAAGTAATGATTATATATGAAATTATGGCCTCTGAGCTTTCACTATTTAGAAATCCCAAAATTGTATTTAAATCTTAATGTCCTTGATTCAATAAACTTCACATGGAACTACTTGGATCCTGAAACTGACCCCAAACAAATAAGAAAAAATTGTAATGATTGCTTTTCTTACTATCAGCTACATCCTGAAAAATTTTGGCATCCAGTATTTCTCAATGAAAGAGGTGGATCAACTTGGAATAcagaaagtaatggaaaaaaCACTTGATTATCTAGTTGGAAAGTAAGTTAAATAACTACTAAACAGAACAATATTGCTCACACTGACTGTCCAGCAATGATCAATGATTATTTGTACCCTTATTTTGGGTCATAAAAATAACTTCATGTAGCCACTTTCTCATGGAGGGGTTGGTAGGGAGATGTATCAGTTAATATCAGCAAAATTTTAATCTCCATTTtagataatagaaacatagaaaataggtgcaggagtaggccattcggcccttcgagcctgcaccgccatttattatgatcatggctgatcatccaactcagaaccccaccccagccttccctccataccccctgacccccatagccacaagggccatatctaactccctcttaaatatagccaatgaactggcctcaactgtttcctgtggcagagaattccacagattcaccactctctgtgtgaagaagtttttcctaatctcggtcctaaaaggcttcccctctatcctcaaactgtggcccctcgttctggacttccccaacatcagaaacaatcttcctgcatctagcctgtccaatccctttaggatcttatatgtttcaatcagatcccccctcaatcttctaaattccaacgagtacaagcccagttcatccagtctttcttcatatgaaagtcctgccatcccaggaatcaatctggtgaaccttctttgtattccctctatggcaaagatgtctttcctcagattaggggaccaaaactgcacacaatactccaggtgtggtctcaccaaggccttgtacaactgcagtggtacctccctgctcctgtactcgaatcctctccctataaatgccagcataccattcgcctttttcaccgcctgctgtacctgcatgcccactttcaatgactggtgtataatgacacccaggtctcgttgcacctccccttttcctaatcggccaccattcagataataatctgttttcctatttttgccaccaaagtggataacttcacatttatccacattaaatagcatctgccatgaatttgcccactcacccaacctatccaagtcaccttgcatcctcttagcatcctcctcacagctaacactgccacccagcttcgtgtcatccgcaaacttggagatgctgcatttaattccctcatccaagtcattaatatatattgtaaacaactggggtcccagccctgagccttgcggtaccccactagtcaccgcctgccattctgaaaaggtcccgtttattcccactctttgcttcctgtctgctaaccaattctccacccacaccaataccttacccccaataccgtgtgctttaagtttgcacactaatctcctgtgtgggaccttgtcaaaagccttttgaaaatccaaatataccacatccactggttctcccctatccactctactagttacatcctcaaaaaattctatgagattcgtcagacatgattttcctttcacaaatccatgctgatgatttcaccgctttccaaatgtgctgttatcacatccttgataattgactccagcagtttccccaccaccgacgttaggtctataattccccggtttctctctccctccttttttaaaaagtggagttacattagccaccctccaatcctcaggaactagtccagaatctaacgagttttgcaaaattatcactaatgcatccactatttcttgggctacttccttaagcactctgggatgcagaccatctggccctggggatttatctgccttcaatcccttcaatttacctaacaccacttccctactgacatgtatttcgctcagttcctccatctcactggaccctctgtcccctactatttctggaagattatttatgtcctccttagtgaagacagaaccaaagtaattattcaattggtctgccatgtccttgctccccataatcaattcacctgtttctgtctgcaagggacctacatttgtctttaccagtcttttcctttctacatatctataaaagcttttacagtcagtttttatgttccctgccagttttctctcataatcttttttccccttcctaattaagccctttgtcctcctctgctgaactctgaatttctcccagtcctcaggtgagccactttctctggctaatttgtatgcttcttctttggaattgatactatccctaatttctcttgtcagccacgggtgcactaccttccttgatttattcttttgccaaactgggatgaacaattgttgtagttcatccatgcaacctttaaatgcttgccattgcatatccaccgtcaatcctttaagtgtcatttgccagtctatcttagctaattcacgtctcataccttcaaagttacccctctttaagttcagaacctttgtttctgaattaactatgtcactctccatcttaatgaagaattccaccatattatggtcactcttacccaaggggcctctcacgacaagatcgctaattaacccttcctcattactcaaaacccagtccagaatagcctgctctctagttggttcctcgacatgttggttcaaaaaaccatcccgcatacattccaagaaatcctcttcctcagcacctttaccaatttggttcacccaatctacatgtagattgaagtcacccattataactgctgttcctttattgcacacatttctaatttcctgtttaataccatctccgacctcactactactgttaggtggcctgtacacaactcccaccagcgtcttctgccccttactgttacgcagctctacccatatcgattccacatcttcccggcttatgtccttcctttctattgcattaatctcttctttaaccagcaacgccaccccacctccccttccttcatgtctatccctcctgaatattgaatatccctgaacgttgagctcccatccctggtcaccctggagccatgtctctgtgatcccaactatatcataatcattaataacaatctgcactttcaattcatccaccttattacgaatgctccttgcattgacacataaagcctgcAATAATGGGCTGCAATAACCTGCTTCATAGATCAGCTTGTAAATTAGACTTTTGAAATCTGAAAGTAAAGGTTGATTTATTTAATGGATAaacataaatctgaatctaaccTTGTATGTTGCTTTATAGAAAGAAAAGACCATTGCACCTGAGTTTTGATGTCGATGCCATTGATCCATCTTTAGCTCCTGCTACTGGTACTCCAGTGATTGGAGGACTAACTTACAGGGAAGGAATGTATATTGCTGAAGAAGTGTACAACTCTGGTATGAAACAATGTGTAGAAGCAACTGGTTGATTAGTGAAAGTCTTGCAGTTGTTCACTTGCATTGAAATGTGACACTTGTATCCATTGTTTCTCATGCAGGAATGCTGTCTGCAATGGATCTGGTGGAAGTCAATCCTAATCTTGCAACTACAGATAAAGAACTTAATTCCACAGTAAACATCGCCGTGGATATTATTTCCTTTTCTTTGGGACAGGCACGAGAAGGATCTCATGGCAAATGTGATGAAATACCAGCTCCTGATACAAGTGAAACAAGTGAACAGACCGTACGGCTTTAGAACTGACTGAAGACAAGCTGGCTGTTTGTATAAACCCAAAATTCAGAACTCTGAGAAAGTACTTTGGGGTATTTTGTGTAACTGCTGCCTTGCTCTACATTCTTTCTCATTGGGATTCTCTCATGAGGCATTGTTCTCAGACCATTGCCTAATATCTCAATTATCCACAGGTATTATGAACAACCTACAGCTCTGAGCTTTTCAAACATTCCAGTATGAATAGAATTGATTTCACTTCCCTATTCAActgtgtagagagagagggaattcTGGCAGGAAAAGTCAAATCTGTAAAGGCTCTGTTCTTGTGTAAAACTGATTAATACTACTTCCCAAAATCCTGGAGCATACCTTTTAATAACTTGTATGTTTTCCTCTCAACAGAAACTTGCGTTCAAGACCAATAGGACACGTTACATATCAAATGACTTTATTAAAAGTTTATGCACATCGCTACAATGTAGTCATTGGCAGTAGCATTTAAAGAACTACTGATTGAATGCAACTTTAAACTGCTTCACCTTTGTAAAAACAACTCCTGTAATGGGGTGGGTCTTGCAGTGAAGTCCTCTAAGCAAGTTAAATACATGAAAATTGTTCATCGGTTTATGTAGTCCCATGTAGTTAAATCATCTTCAACTGTGAATCTCAAGCATTGCAGCCTATCTACGCATGCACAATTTGCGTCAGTGCTTGCGAAAGAACTTGAGGTATACAACGGTTCCAAGGATTGCCACTTCCAGAAGAATAATAATACCCAGTAGCAGTTTGTTTGTCATAATTCTAGAGAGATCAAAACATCAACTTTTAGGCTTGCATTGAAAGAGTAAATTATTACCCTAGGTCAAATACTAGTTTTTGTAACAAGACTGAAGAACATTTCACATATTTATTCCAAGTTGTTCAATGATCCATCTAGCCTTAAAGTAGACAGCAATAATTTCTGATCTTTAAATTTTACGTGAGTGACTTTCTCTGGATGCCCATCAGAACAGACTTGAGTAGTTTTTAGTTGGTTTTAAAATGCCTGCTTTACAACCAGTTTGTATGATAAGCTTTTCTTACCCAGCTTCCCTGAAACTAAGTGGGAAAAGGTGCACCTCTGTGTCTGAAGGACCAGCTTTGAAATCAATTCTTTAGAATCGAAATTTAACAATGTGTCAGCACTCAATTTATgcagagtacagaaaaaaatattTACTCTTCTATAATTGTTTATATATGGATAATACTGGCAGCAGAAAATATTCCTGGCTTTACTTTTTCCGCTGAAATTTATTAACAATtgagtggtggaggggaggggtttgCTTTGGAAAGTGTGAAGTACAAACTTGTCTGATGTAACAGTTGGCTGTTTGTCAAATTTCTGCACTCTTACCTTCTGGACATGGCGCGAAGTATTTTCCGACTCCGGCTTAAATTCTCACCTGTGTTAATTAGCTTCAGAACAGAAACAAAATTATTATcttgctcctttgtttttgttcaTAATGCATACATTTTGAAATTTTCAGATGGGAGTATTTTCTATTCAGTTATTTCCCAAATAAATTTCGTACTTGCATACCTAATGAAGACTTACCCTGTCTTTTGAACGTTCCAGCTGTTCTCTTTGCTCTCCCAGTTCTTCAATTATTTCTGAACCTATCTGATCCGTCTCTGCCGCTATTTGATGTGAACGGTCTAGGCTCTGGCTGGCTCTGTTGAGGCTGTCTGAACCTTGCAACAGCAAAGCACGCTGAGAGGCTAAGTGATTCTGCAACAAAATGCAGTTGTTGGAACCTACTTTAAAAACTGTTAAAAAAAGGTTTTTCCAAAGTTAGGCATAGCCTAATGAAAAGGAACAGGAATTTTTGAAAAACCGAAGTTCAGTTTCACAAGATTTTGTCTAGAAGAACATACTCAATATTCAACCCAATCAATATACGCTATATGTTCAGTGGACCCATCCTCACATACTCCATTACGTTACTCTTTGATGGCTTTTATCATACTGCTATcatattaaaacaaaataatgagAAGCTGAATAGATAAGCAAGTTGCCACCAATTTTAAAATGAATGACAAATGGACCCAGCTCCTCAACACGATGCGAACTAACAGAATCTTAAGAGTCTCTGCAGATTGTTTGTGCAAATAAGTTAATCACAATGAAACAAAATATGACAGCTCATGATGCATCTAACACCAGCATCTTAGGGTGTCAAATGATCTATAATATTGTTAAATTACTGATGTCTACTAAATAAAGTAACATATAAAATATGTGCTACTGGCAAGGTAAAAGATACTGTAGAATAAATGGAATATTccatatggaattcattgtcaataAACATACAATGCAAACAGACTTAATTTCAAGTCTCATACAATACTGTAGCTGCAGTACTTACACTTTGTTCATTTTCAGCCCTGTACACTGCATACTTGAAGTCACTACGTGCTCCATACCCAGAATCACTATTTCTTGCATCCCGCTGTAACTTGCTGACCTCTTTTCTGTACGATCGGATTTTGATATTCATCTGGTTACGATATGATAATGGTGCATTCCTTATTTCCTTCTCCATTCCATCCAACTAGGAATGATGGGATCCAGGAATAAGAGTGCAAATTTACAAATGAGAACCAATATTTAGAAACAGGATTAACTTGGCAAACACTCGTGCAATAGCAACCAGCATAAccataactttttttaaaaaaagacaaatctcTTCACTACttactatttcatttgcttcttcAGCTTTTTCATCTATCTCCCGTAGAAATCTTTTCTTCAGTTCTgtataatataaaataattgtTAAAGCACTATTATAATAAGGTTGTAGCATGATCCAACTCTTACAAACCTATTATCACCATCAAACTCTATTCCAACAAAAATCTTGAAtttccttttacattttaactCTGTTGATGCTATTGAGTTACTGGAGAAAGCAGAAACAAGGTGGTCTAAAATCTCTTAGTACAAGGTGCATATTGGGCAGTAACTTATTTACATTCTTAGACATTGATTACTACATTTTATCCGGTCTGCAGGTATTTATGATTGCAATATGAAATCTTTTAACTGGTACCACCTTTTGCAACTATAATGATAACACGTCACTGATAATTTCTAAATGCAATGGATTATCAATGGTAAATTACTGTACTTTGTATTCCCATTTAACCAGAGTAACTGCATCTAAAAAGGTGTTTAGCTGTGCCTGACCATACAGCTAGGAGTATGAGGatcagttttatttatcacatctatATCAAAatgatgaaatgtgttgttttcagTTGACCAGTGCAGTCCAAGgtttgtgttgggggcagcctgcaagtgcttaCTTCTGGCAGCAACTCAGATTGCGTACACTCGCTAACCCTAACTGCACGTCTTTGAAATGCGGGAGGGAACTCGAACACCTAGAGCAGGGATGGCCCACCTATGGCGTGTCCGTCAAAAGTGGTGCATTGGATGATTAGAAATAgcgcattgcaccccagtgataataaaaaagtaagcctactcatgcaaaaagtattaaccaaaaaccgatttgcagaaaattatttttagtgattttattattttgtgcacatcttttggtgaatgttatcttctttcacattagtaatgttttcaatttttaaaaaaatgttcaatgagtcaaactaggaaactaatactttttgcatgagcaggcttacttttttatcactggggtgcaatgcgcTATTTCTAATCATCCAATGCACCACTTTTGACGGACACGCCATAGGTGGGCCATCCCTGCTCTAGGTGTTCGAGTTCCCTCCCGCATTTCAAAGACGTGcagttagggttagcgagttgtaCGCAATCTGAGTTGCTGCCAGAAGTAAACTAGGAAAGGACCTTTGTTCTGCAGTcattccataactgttcaatacatgtttgatacttgtttgatcctgaggtgcCAGGCGTCTGCACTagcaggtttttgccagtcagtttacaattgacactcgtgctacggagttgtgctttgttcgtcctttgtcaacatttgcagttttgtacttgatcgaaaattaagccttgtttttacattcagttacccatcacagtgcaaaagaaaatgggcaaaagaaaagcagaaagtgatcgtaagcgtgaattcaatgaacagtgggaagatgagttcttatttatagcgaGTCCGTCAGGAAAAcagttgtgcattgtttgtgaaaacactttctcacatcatagaagacatgatcttaatgGACACtacaaaacacaacatcagactgaaatagaaggaaaactgaagctagtgcttgggtctgagttacggaaagaatatgtgattaggAAAACggaagaaatcaaaagacatATTTGTTAAGTCTCATttgtaagtaatgtttatcttgtttttatattaaatcaagatatgtaaaaatgctaaatatgcctatattaacatttttacaagaattgaatgggggtacaagagtatggcacatctgaactcatgcgtgaaaaaattgacatggaatgtaaaaggttggccacccctgaccTAGAGGAAGCCCACGCAGCCACAGGAAGAAcctacaaactcattacaggcaagggcggaatcaaaccctgatcagtgatggTTGGCgttgtaaagtgattgcactgaCTGCTATGCTACTATGCCATCCCGTGTACAGAgacagtagagtagtgggctaagcacacatactTGAGATGTGCCTATATTGACTGTCAGCTAGGAGATAGTACTACCAATCTGCACTGGCTGGTCTGATAAACCCAAGatacagttgcagagggatgtagaGAGGTCCagattttcaaagtaaatttgtcaaaGTTACTCTATATACATTGAGAATCACTTTCTTtgaggcacttacaggaaaagaaatacaacagaagttTACCCAAAAAAaactacataaacaaagactgacaaaaacgaatgtgcaaaagaaggaaaATTGTGCCAATAAAAATACtgaacatcacacacaaaatgctggaggaattcagcaggtctggcagcatctatggagaggaataaagagctgacatttccGGCCGAGGGATCGACTCTATTcctcttcatggatgctgcctgatctggggagttcctccagcattttgtgtgtgttgctctagatttccaacatctgcagaatctttttgtGTTTATACTGCGAACAAGACTTGtaatgagtccttgaaagcgagtcccttggtcatagaatcagttcagagtaatggTGCATgatgttatccacgctggttcaggagcctgattgttgtaaggtaataactgctcatgaacctggtggtgtgggacccaaggcttctgtgaTTCTCAATGggaaatgtactcaatggtggcaAAAAAAAATGGCAGTGGCAGTAGATGGTGATGTTTCGCAGgaaattcacaaaaaaaaaattcccattctgatatgtctatccacggcctcctctactgtcaagatgaagccacacttaggttggaggaacaacaccttgtattctgtctgggtagcctccaacctgatggcatgaacattgacttctctaacgtccattaatgtcccacctccccatcgtaccccatccgttatttatttattattatcattatatttttttctccctctgtccctctcaccccttgcccatcctgtgggattccccctcccccttttccttctccctaggcctcctgtcccatgatcctttcaaatcccttttgccaatcagctttccagctcttagctccatccctccccctcctgtcttctcctatcattttggatctccccctccccctcccactttcaaatctcttactagctcttccttcagttagtcctgacgaagggtctcgccccaaaacgtcgactgtacctcttcctagagatgctgcctggcctgctgtgttcaccagcaactttgatgtgtgttgccggaTATACATCTGAACTGTTACTGGAATTCCCAGCCCACAGTTACCTTTTAAGAAACACTTCTGTATCGTCTAAATGCATTAGTGATTTTAAAATCGGAtgatgctgaaggatctcagggATGCAGGTATGGCACCAGGAAACCATGGAATGGCCATGATTGTTCCAGGAAGTGTGGTTActgggagtgggggaggagggtgaAACTTAAGGCCAGACTGAAGTGGCAGGGAACATGGCCACCATTCCCTAGCATCGTCCTGGGcaacataaactcagtggccactttattacattcCTCCTGCAGGTTTCTGCTGATGTAGCTCATcttcttcaaggttcgatgtgttttCATTCTGAagtgctcttctgcactccaccaTTGTAGCacaaggttatttgagttactgtcaccttgaatcagtttggccattctccttggacctctcattaacaaggcattttcaaccactgaactgctactcactggattttttttggtttttcatACCATCCTCTAAACTCTAGACTGTTGCATatgaaatcccagaagatcagcagtttctgagatactcaaactaccctgtctggcaccaacaatcattccatggtcaaagtcacttggattatATTTTTCCCCCCATTGTGATAtctggcctgaacaacaactgaactactTGACCATGTCTccattaaccaatttcccccgggatcaataaagtatgactatgactatgtctgcatgcttttatgcattcagttgctgccacatgattggctaatagctatttgcattaataaacaggtgtacttaataaactgGCTACCAAGTGTACAATCACTGGAGGGAGAAATGAAGGACCTAAGATTGCTACGTCAGAGGGAAATGTGCGATTGCTGACTCAAtgacttccccctcccccccaacacacacacacacacacacacactcttaaaCCCAGGGAGTAATTAATCCACTGGATTGACTGGACAGCCCCGTCAGGAAAACATACAGGCAGAAACATCTGCTTCATGATAAACTCAACATGGTACTTCGAAATATTGGTTTtgtctcactcatattgtcccaATCTGGATCAgctaatgattaagtgccaacCATTCTTCTTACCGAGGGAGTTCTCTGCTGTGCACTGACTACAGTTTACATTCTGCCAAAGGCAGATGTCGAGCCAGCACTCAGTTGAGTGGCCGTGAAACAAGGAACGGCTTGCCCTGAGCTTTTCACATCCTTGCTGGGGACCTCAGTCAGGCTAGATTGAAGAAATCTCTACCCAACTACGAGCAGCAAATAACCTGCAGCATCAGAATACCCAACACTTGACTACTGCTGCTTTACTATCAAGGATGACTAACACAAGGAACAAGCAACCTAGTTGTGTAATTGAGAGTAGCACcctagagactttcaaatctaaactcaatagttatttcaacacactatgtgattAGGAACTTGGCAAGctttggtgggccaaatggcctgttctcgCCAAAAACTTTCCAATGTTCCAACCATGAACTGCATTTCAGGAAGTTTGACTATCTGGCTGTCCTACTACATGCCAAAGACTAAACAGCAAGGTACCAGCGGTAGGAACAACAAAGAGATAATCATGGAAGGCAGACGAGAGGCTTTGTGTCTCTGCTTTGAGATCTGCTTTGTGTCGGTGGACTAGGCCATGTTTAAGGACTCATcgggttttgaagcttattgattagtactgaggggatgaatggtccatgaacactacctcattatttctctTTAGCAC containing:
- the vti1b gene encoding vesicle transport through interaction with t-SNAREs homolog 1B, translated to MSSEEFEKMHEAYIGVYEELRSQYEQVTGCSGELKKRFLREIDEKAEEANEILDGMEKEIRNAPLSYRNQMNIKIRSYRKEVSKLQRDARNSDSGYGARSDFKYAVYRAENEQSNHLASQRALLLQGSDSLNRASQSLDRSHQIAAETDQIGSEIIEELGEQREQLERSKDRLINTGENLSRSRKILRAMSRRIMTNKLLLGIIILLEVAILGTVVYLKFFRKH